DNA sequence from the Candidatus Zixiibacteriota bacterium genome:
GACCGCTGCTGTTCTCGGATTCAACAATTTTTTTGACCTTTTGATCCATGAAAGTGCGGAGGGGCGGGACCTAAAATAAGAACGGGGCCTTGCGGCCCCGTTCTCGCGATGTGGTTGGGCTGAAATGTTCCAGCAAGCCTTACTCCCTTTGGCTTTCAAGTAGTGAAACGCGCCACTACCGGCGGAAGTTCCAAAAAAAAAGAGAATTTGGCTCTATTTTTCTGAGGAGCCTCTGGCTTCACTTAACCCTTTGTATATCAATCTATTACCGGGAGTACGTGAATAGCCTTAACGATCAACTGCACCTCGTCGCCGACTTTGAGGCCCATATCGACCGCCGAGTCGGTGGTCAGCACCGAGGCCATTTGGGCCGGGCCGATGACGTCGAATTT
Encoded proteins:
- a CDS encoding TOBE domain-containing protein, with amino-acid sequence MKYGARNQIKARVKSIKTCDIMTPAKFDVIGPAQMASVLTTDSAVDMGLKVGDEVQLIVKAIHVLPVID